One window of the Methylocystis parvus OBBP genome contains the following:
- a CDS encoding thiamine pyrophosphate-binding protein, protein MTAHSLLQTSAARALVDQLVVCGVERVFCVPGESYLPVLDACYEWNLPLTVCRNEGGAAMMAEAYGKATGKAGVCFVTRGPGAANAFAGVHVAQHDSTPMILFIGQVERFVRDRGAFQEVDYRAMFGGHAKWVAEVNEGARIKEYVQRAFGVACAGRPGPVVLSLPKDMLEERIAERPYPAHVVADTAPGAAEMAELQRLLERAQRPLLVLGGTRWDARARRAAHEFATAYDLPVATSYRRLPLFDALDPHYAGDLGLNANPALVKRVQESDLLILAGGRLGEIASQSYQLLDIPKPRMTFVHVYPEAEEFGRVYAPDLAIHASPNAFAAALAALRAPRAIPWREETQRAHEEYLRFSSTAEPSGEVDLARVMMWLSDNLPKDAIVCNGAGNYASWIHRYYRFCGLATHIAPTSATMGYGVPAAVAMQQVFPHRLVLSIAGDGDFLMNGQEFATAAQYGLPIVAIVCDNASYGTIRMHQERHFPGRVIGTELKNPDFAAFARAFGGFGAIVERTAEFAEAFGAARASKLPAILHVKMDPDRITPTASLAAIRAAGPSKL, encoded by the coding sequence ATGACGGCGCATTCCCTTTTGCAGACCAGCGCCGCGCGCGCCCTCGTGGATCAGCTTGTCGTTTGCGGGGTCGAGCGCGTTTTCTGCGTGCCGGGCGAGAGCTATCTACCCGTGCTCGACGCCTGTTACGAATGGAACCTGCCCCTGACCGTCTGCCGCAACGAAGGCGGCGCCGCGATGATGGCCGAAGCCTACGGCAAGGCGACGGGTAAAGCCGGCGTGTGCTTCGTGACGCGCGGCCCAGGCGCCGCCAACGCCTTCGCAGGCGTGCACGTCGCGCAGCATGACTCGACGCCGATGATTCTGTTCATCGGCCAAGTCGAGCGCTTCGTGCGAGATCGCGGCGCGTTCCAGGAGGTCGACTATCGCGCGATGTTCGGCGGCCACGCGAAATGGGTCGCCGAAGTCAACGAAGGCGCGCGGATCAAGGAATATGTCCAGCGCGCTTTCGGCGTCGCCTGCGCCGGCCGGCCCGGCCCGGTCGTGCTGTCGCTGCCCAAAGACATGCTTGAGGAGCGCATCGCGGAACGGCCGTATCCTGCCCATGTCGTCGCCGACACCGCGCCGGGAGCGGCCGAAATGGCCGAGCTGCAGCGACTGCTCGAACGCGCACAACGGCCGCTGCTCGTCCTCGGCGGCACGCGTTGGGATGCGCGCGCGCGCCGGGCGGCCCATGAATTCGCGACGGCGTACGATCTGCCCGTCGCGACGAGTTATCGGCGCCTGCCGCTGTTCGACGCGCTTGATCCGCATTATGCGGGCGATCTCGGACTCAACGCCAATCCGGCCCTCGTAAAGCGCGTACAGGAAAGCGACCTCCTGATCCTCGCCGGCGGGCGGCTCGGCGAGATTGCGTCGCAGTCCTATCAGCTGCTCGACATTCCGAAGCCGCGCATGACCTTCGTGCACGTCTATCCGGAGGCCGAGGAGTTCGGGCGGGTCTATGCGCCGGACCTCGCGATCCATGCGTCTCCCAACGCATTCGCCGCCGCGCTGGCCGCGCTGCGCGCGCCGCGCGCCATTCCCTGGCGCGAGGAGACCCAGCGCGCGCATGAGGAATATCTGCGCTTTTCCTCTACGGCGGAGCCTTCGGGAGAGGTCGATCTCGCACGGGTCATGATGTGGCTCAGCGACAATCTGCCAAAGGATGCGATCGTCTGCAACGGCGCCGGTAATTACGCCTCCTGGATCCATCGCTATTATCGCTTTTGCGGTCTCGCCACGCATATCGCGCCGACTTCCGCGACGATGGGCTACGGCGTGCCGGCGGCAGTCGCGATGCAGCAGGTCTTCCCCCATCGCCTCGTGCTCTCGATAGCGGGCGACGGCGATTTCCTCATGAATGGGCAGGAGTTCGCCACGGCCGCGCAATATGGTCTGCCAATCGTCGCCATCGTCTGCGACAATGCGAGCTACGGCACGATCCGCATGCACCAGGAGCGCCATTTTCCGGGGCGCGTCATCGGGACAGAACTGAAGAACCCGGACTTCGCCGCCTTTGCGCGCGCTTTCGGCGGCTTTGGAGCGATTGTCGAGCGGACGGCTGAATTTGCTGAAGCCTTCGGCGCGGCCCGGGCGTCCAAGCTGCCGGCGATCCTGCATGTGAAGATGGATCCCGACCGCATCACGCCGACGGCAAGCCTTGCGGCGATCAGGGCGGCGGGGCCGAGTAAACTTTAG
- a CDS encoding phosphopantetheine-binding protein has protein sequence MGAGMQIRQAIISKIEALALERQMAIPSLRDDSVIVDLGLDSFRLGVLVAQLEDEFGFDPWASGQVDFPVTFGELVSLYERHET, from the coding sequence ATGGGTGCTGGCATGCAAATAAGACAGGCAATCATATCAAAAATAGAAGCGCTTGCTTTGGAGCGTCAAATGGCGATCCCCTCTCTTAGAGATGATTCAGTTATCGTTGATCTGGGGTTAGATTCATTCCGTCTTGGGGTGCTCGTCGCACAGCTGGAAGATGAGTTCGGGTTCGATCCTTGGGCTTCTGGCCAAGTTGATTTTCCCGTCACTTTCGGAGAACTGGTTAGCCTCTATGAGCGTCACGAAACTTAG
- a CDS encoding serine O-acetyltransferase: protein MNDFETQALPQSRRPPVGGGGMRRRESLVAPSWLSAFAEDFDRYKHYRPGHAAWRIFLTEPALWALLQYRIASTIHRANLPTTLKRALLMVMVAWQKPIEIATGVSIAYKASIGQGLYISHGGNVFVHEAAVLGSYCSISTGMTIGITGRSGQRGVPVIGDRVRIEANAVVAGKIQVGDDAIIEANSLVVESVPPSATVMGTPAKIVNLEDSSDNISLRQIDSQGQDTSGSCSSTMSEQVEHGTAFGDEASRVKLNLKPLLNLEWRSVFKQDFDRYRENRAGQSSWIVFVTEQALWALLQYRIASAVYRSDLSSPIKRILLAVLTMWQKLIVILTGVTLPHSASIGPGVYIGHFGNIFVHKAAVVGSCCNISHGVTIGVGGWGITSGAPIIGDRVYIGVNAVVLGKTEIGNDAVIAANSLVVEDVPSFATVIGVPAKIVNRFGSRDYIAPHRRCNEERK, encoded by the coding sequence ATGAACGATTTCGAAACACAAGCGCTTCCTCAGAGCAGGCGCCCGCCTGTGGGAGGAGGTGGCATGCGACGTCGCGAATCGCTCGTCGCCCCTTCATGGCTGAGCGCATTCGCAGAGGATTTTGATCGTTATAAGCATTACCGTCCCGGCCATGCCGCGTGGCGCATTTTCTTGACGGAACCGGCGCTCTGGGCCCTGCTACAGTATCGGATCGCATCGACCATCCACCGGGCTAATCTGCCGACGACTCTTAAGCGCGCGCTTCTCATGGTGATGGTGGCTTGGCAAAAGCCAATTGAAATCGCGACCGGCGTCTCAATCGCCTACAAAGCGTCAATTGGACAGGGCCTTTACATCTCGCATGGCGGAAACGTCTTCGTCCATGAGGCGGCCGTGCTCGGGTCCTACTGCAGCATTTCTACAGGCATGACAATAGGAATCACAGGGCGCAGCGGCCAGCGGGGCGTGCCTGTGATAGGCGATCGCGTGCGTATCGAGGCGAACGCTGTCGTCGCAGGAAAAATCCAAGTCGGAGACGACGCGATCATCGAAGCCAATTCACTGGTTGTGGAAAGCGTGCCCCCTTCAGCAACCGTGATGGGGACACCCGCAAAAATTGTGAATTTGGAAGACTCAAGCGACAATATTTCCCTTCGTCAAATAGACAGCCAAGGCCAAGATACTTCAGGCTCCTGTTCGTCGACCATGTCTGAGCAGGTCGAACATGGGACAGCATTCGGCGACGAGGCGTCGCGCGTCAAGCTAAACCTCAAACCGCTCTTGAATCTCGAATGGCGGAGTGTGTTCAAGCAGGATTTCGATCGATATAGGGAGAATCGGGCGGGGCAGTCGTCTTGGATCGTCTTCGTAACGGAGCAGGCCCTGTGGGCGTTGTTGCAGTATCGCATAGCATCAGCCGTCTACAGGTCTGACCTCTCGTCGCCTATCAAGCGAATACTCCTCGCCGTCTTAACGATGTGGCAAAAGCTCATCGTAATTCTGACGGGCGTCACTCTGCCTCATTCGGCGTCGATCGGCCCAGGTGTATATATCGGCCATTTCGGCAATATCTTTGTTCACAAGGCTGCGGTCGTTGGGTCTTGCTGCAATATCTCTCACGGCGTCACCATCGGTGTCGGAGGCTGGGGGATAACGAGCGGCGCCCCGATCATCGGCGACCGTGTCTATATCGGCGTGAACGCCGTGGTCCTTGGTAAGACCGAAATAGGAAACGACGCTGTCATTGCAGCAAATTCGCTTGTCGTGGAAGACGTCCCATCTTTCGCTACGGTGATCGGAGTGCCGGCGAAAATTGTGAACCGCTTTGGATCACGAGATTACATCGCCCCTCATCGGAGGTGTAATGAGGAGCGGAAATAG